Sequence from the Ziziphus jujuba cultivar Dongzao chromosome 9, ASM3175591v1 genome:
AGATATATGCattaaaaggagaaaaatgaataaataaataaagggggggagagagagagagagagagaagaaaagggTTTTCCATGAACCCAGTCCCCCAAAAACTAaggaagaataaataaataagtaaataaaccaTTTACTGCTTCCATATCAAAGCGATAAATAAATGAcacaaaatgaagaaagaaagcaCAGTAATTTTGCTGCTCACCAATACCCTTGCAGCTAATGCTCTAGAAGGGCCTCTATTTGCCAGTGTGTTGAGTGCCACCTCTGCAGCAGCATGCTCAGCCTGTCTGAGCGTAGAGCAAAAGGAAGGGCTTTCAAAAGTATCTCCATTGAAGTTGACAGTAGCTTTGAATCGAGGGGCATGATCTGGTCCTTCTCGGATGCATGCATAAGATGGCAAATTGAAGCAGCTTCTCTGAGCCAACTCTTGTAATTGGTTCTTATACATGCCTGGACATATATTACAatgcaattaataaataaaaaggtatcCTCTGATGCTTAATTTAAAGAGATAAAGAGTCTCTGTCTGACACTCTAGTGTTGTAAATTGTAATAACCTCAGCTAATCATGAGAGTTTACCAAAAGTTATGTCCTAGAGCCACAACTGTCCATGCAAACACTAATGAGACCTCCAACCTCAAGGGTTacagccaaaaacaaaaaacccaaaaaaaaaaaaaaaaaaacaacaacaagtACAGAGTTTCCTTTTCACTGCCTCTTCAAGTTGACTGGAAGCAGTCTAAGGCAATATTTCTATTTTAAGAGTACATTTTGACTTACCTAGTGAAAACTAACAAAggggaagagaaagagagagagagagagatagaggatTTAGCAACTGATTTTTAGGATATCTTCAACACTGATCTTTTTCTAGATATGAATTGATTTTGCATTTTGATTTTCAAGAATGTCTCAACAAAAACAACCATACAAGCACCTCACTGCCTTCCATTTTTGTCctcaatatttttgaaatttccacTGTTCAAACAAAGAGATTTAGACATGCAACCTACCAAACAATTCTTTTCAATCAAAGTttacaatttgttttctttctgtATTTGCTCAGCAATCGACACATCAAATGAAGAAACAAAAGGTACACCCCAATCCCATAATCAACCACCAATGAAACAGCTATAATGTAAACTATTAGCTTCTCCACTATCGCCTCTCTTGGCCCAATTCCAGATTCATCATCTATTCCTATGAAAAATCTAACTCATAGCAAAAAAACCTTTTTCCTTGCCTCTACTTGATTATATGGAATTAAgggggggccaaaaaaaaaaaaatacaaaaaagcaATTGCTTTTTGAAATGCATTCGGATATATGTACTTGTTTTCATTATTACCTTCCTTTATCATAAGCAAATAAGCAAAGTCATAATAGCTTAATAGAAAACAAACccatcaataatattcaaaaacccAGCTTAACCACACCCGATTAATACCTATCGATGAACTTGATTAAAGTTTACTCTTGGAAATCAACATCTTTTCAGCAACCAAAGAACATATGAAAGCTTGATCTCAAACTAAGCAactcataatttatttaaagcCCAAAGCGACAGATTATTGAAGCACGGAAATATGCATTTAATTAGCTCCAAACCCATTGAAAAGTACTATGAAAAAACATCAAAATCTTATCTTTTTCCTGCATTTCTCAATAAACCCACGCAGCTGAATAGCTCATAACCAAGCTAACCTATCAATCATATACAAAACCCATCTCGATCAGACCAAATTAATGACAAAATACACAACCAAATAACCCCAAAAACCCAACTGAAAGCTCTCAAGGGAAACACCAAATCAGCTCAAAAACAAAGCAGACCAACTTGGAGAATACCAGGAAGATAAAAAGCCAGAAGCGATCTGGGTAtaagctaagagtgagagagagcCACTCACCTTCCTGGCCCAATTCAATTTTCACTGAAATTGTGGAAATCGTGTTCCCGAGAATGTgacaccaaaaataaaagaataaagagaaaagtGGGATATTTGTATAGTaatatttggtattttattcacgccatttttataaaaatcttatATTCTTCTCTGCTTACTCAAACTGATGACGGAAGCGAAATTCAACAATGAAAGAAGCAGAGGGGTTGTGTACAGTGCGTGCTCTGTCATTTTGTATACGTTTTGGCAAAGGTTTTTGCCCAAAAGTTATTCTGCCAAGGACGTTTTTCTCATCGACAAGGAAAACACTGCCCCCCAAAACGTCGTCGTTGCCTCGCCAGTTCATGTTCGATGTATAAACAATACTGCTACATAAATCATTTTGCTcaccaatttattttattttttttttgaaaatttattaaaattatatgataatatattgTAAGTTTACAACATTATATAAGAATTATTTTCGATGGAAAGTTTATGTTAGATTTTAGTTATACATTTAAGGATTCATccttatatatttgatttgtataaaatatatatagattttgtttttgtgtttttaatcACAAAGTAAACATTTGCATTAAAGATGATCAGCCAGTGTTGGGTTGTAATCAGAAACCAACTCAACTATACTGTAAAAACACACATCTACAtgatagggggaaaaaaagggtatattttatatttttaataatgggAAGGATTCTTATTTAAAAGCTCACGACTCATAATAGAAACtaagatttaaattaaaaaagaggatggatatttagtaaaattaaaaaaatttaaggtcTGTACACAAAACCTATGAgagctttattttattatttattattattattttggagtgatATTGGAAATTTAAATTCGGGATCATGACTACTAGAGCTTAGAGAGCTTAAACTTGAATGTCTATTGGAGAACACCTGGTGTTACCAATAATCATTACAAGAGCATTTTCCATTGACGAAGAGATGGAAACGATTGGCATCTCTCACAATAAGTTCCCTCCTAactatttttgatatatatttggttaCATTATGACAATCAACACAGACACGAAGATTCTTGGTGATCCTAATGGAGGTCCCAGCTGGTGTACTTAATAACCCAAATGCAATAGCTAATCTCTCACTATGACCCCATAACAGTTTAATCTTCATTGCCTCATCCACATCACGAAGAACACAACTTGTGTCAGCAACATAACCACAAGCTTCCACTTCTAGTCTTAAATTCTCTACATACTGATGAATCTCTACCCAATTTGGATGAGAATCATCTCCTGCAAAGAAAGTGTAGACTTGATTTCCAACTTCAATTAAGCTATACCCAGGTATTTTCTTCAATCCCCGTATCCTCATGATGCTTCTAACATAGTTTACAGCATCCCATTTTCTTGCTTGAGCATAGATGTTTGATAGGACAACATATATCCCAGGATTCATGGATTCTAAACCAAGTAATTTATCTGCTGTCTTTATACCCAGATCGATATTCTTGTGAGTTTGACATCCATTCAACAAAGCTTCAAAAATCGAACTTCCCGGTTCAAAGGGCATTTGTTCAATAAATGCCTCAGCTTCTTTGAAACGGCCTGCTCGGCTTAGAAGATCCACAATGCTAGCATAGTGTTTCTGAGTAGGTTTAATGTTATGGTCTCTTTCCATACTGTGGAACAAATTGATCCCCTCTTCCACCAGTCCTGAGTGACTGCAAGCAGTTAGAAGAGAAAGAAATGAGGTTTCATTTGGCTTGACTCCTTCCTCTTTCATTCTTCTATAGATGTCAACAGCTTGATGGCCATGACCATGAATGCCATAGCCTGTTATCATAGAGTTATATAGAATAACATCTTTGTGAATACTGCTATTGCTAAAAATCATCTCAGCAGAGTTTATTTTTCCACACTTGGCATACATATCAATCAAGGCTGTCGTGACAACTATATCAAATGTATAACCACGCCGAATTAGATAAGCATGAGTGCTCCTTCCTTCTTTCGGAGAGCCCACATAGGCACAAGAATGGACTAAGCTAACAAGAGTGACCGAATTGGCCACAACCCCTTCTGCTTGCATACGATGGAATAGTTTCATGGCATCACCAGCAGACCCATTTTGTGCCAATCCTACAAGCATTGCAGTCCATGTAATTACATTCCTTTCCTTCATCCTGTCAAAGACAAAAGTTGCCTGCTCTATGGCACCACATTTAGAATAAAGATCAATAATGGCAGTAGATATAATAAGATTTAATTCAAAACCTCTTCTAATAACACAACCATGTAGGATCTTCCCACTTTCCATATCAGCAGTTAGAGCACAGCCCTGAATAAGGCTCACGATGGTTCCTGAATCAAAACCACAACCACTTGTTACTAATCTACGAAATAAGGAAAAAGATTCATGCACCAAACCATTTTGAATGCATCCTGAGATCATGGTATTCCATGAAACTAAATTTCTCATTGGCATGGTCTCAAAAACTAAATGAGCATATCCAATGTCACCCATATTACTATACATGTCAACCAATGCGCTAAGCACAAAAGTGTCTTCACCCATTCCAAATTCTAGTACACACCCATGAACACATTTTCCAATTTCCATATCACCACTTCTCCCGCAGGCTTGAATCAAGCTCACCATAGTTATTGGACTCGGAGTTATACCAGAATCACGCATCCTAAAAAACATATCAAACACTTCATCAAACTGACCAGATTGCACATAACCACCAATCATTGAATTCCAACATACAACATCTCTTTCAGAAATCATATCAAATACCCTTCTTGCATCACCTATTTTACGAAGTTTCACCAAGAAATTAATCATTAAGCTCGCCAAATACTTttctttatccatttttttacaCACAATACTTTTAATAACCTCCATACCCATCTCATAATCCGACAAGCCCATGCAAGCTTTAAGTGCATAATTAAATGTATAActatcaaattctaaattacaAGATCCCATCATTCTAAACAAGTCAAGAGTCTCTCTGTGTCGCTCATTTCTCAAATATCCACTAAGCATGGCATTGCATAAAAAGGTTCTTGGCTGCGAAAACTGATCAAACACGCTACGGGCATCATCCAAACTACTCAAATCGCTGTATGTTCTGATAAGTTTTGTACCCAAAGATTGATCTATCGCTACACAATTGGTAATAATCTGGGCATGGATGGACTTGACCCAGATAAggctttttgaatatttttgtaaaagtgACAAGAATCCTTGAACTGTTGCTGATAGGTTGAATTGGGCATTTGTGATTGAATAAGTATTATTGGTTGAAAAAGCATATAAGGACATAAATTTGAAGGGTATCTTGTGAACAGAAGGATGGAGATGAAGGGAAAGAAAGGGCATGGAGACAAAGGagaaagtgagaaaagataaaGTGCCTTTGAATGAAAGCCATAAGCTCTCAGGCTAAACTACTGGCACCATCAGCAAAATCCTCAGCACTCAGGGCACCTGAGAAAGAGCATGCCTGGGTTTTTGGACAAGAAAAGTAAATATcatttccattttcaaatttccaagaCAGTCAACAAGTAATAAGCTTCTAATAGTGGTTTTCGGCTTAAATGACCAAGAAATAAGCCACAGATGAtatttaaacaaacaaaattgaatATTGTAAAACTAAAACCAGCAATAGTTAAAACTcctccaaaaccatataaaagcAGCAACTTGCATGCGTAGAAGACtccttataattttattaatagataaatacaatgcGTAAAGAGATCGAACATAACTATCCAAGAAACGAATCAAAAGATAGTTGGAAGAGTAAACACCAGTAGCAAAAAGCTATACAAAGGCAAATAAAAGTGATGCAAAAGCAGGTTTTGATATTGATAACTATACagagttggaaaattttctaatttttcctataaatacattttaacaAGGAAAATTGGAAGTTTAACCattttgtatattcaaattaaGTTTTTCTTCCACGGCAACAAAGCATTTATCCAACCCAAAATCCACTACCCATCTCTGACTCCCCCACTCAACttttatcaacaaaaatcaAAGCAAATAAAATGAGCACTCTTCAAAATGCATGAAAAACCCGataattctcaagtttgattAGTTTGTAAACAAAATCttaaaacaagaaaatgaagacGCAGTagaacaaacccaaaaaaaaaaaaaaataataataataataataataataaccaatatAACACCTAAGCAATTGATTCAAAACTTGACATCTTTGTTCAATTTCCATGATAATTTGAGAAGCAGCAATGAAACCTGTACATTGGAGGCTGAAGCGGAGGGACAGAGGGACAGAGCAGTCTAGGAGTTGGCTAGTTTTGGCTGCTTTCCGCGCAAGGAGAGAAAAAGTGGCACAAACAGCTTACCGTACTTGCTTCTGGCATGATGGTGCACCGCAGTTTCAAGTTGCCGGCGATGGTGTCGGCCGCTTCAAGCTGCAGCAACCAACCGGCGTTTCTCACCGGGAAGTGAGAGGCAAGGAAATAAAGTGACCTGGGAAAGTGCAAAATGGTCGAGGGATAAAAGACTCAAGGGCAAGAGAGGAATTacatgacccaaaaaaaaaaaaaaaaaagtcagaaaagtcaaaataaaataaaaaggctaTTCACATTTTGTCATATTATTATATGCTTGTTGCGTTTTGAAGTGTGATCATTTAATTGAAATAattgcaaaaaacaaaaattgcaatatatatatatatatatatatattgatatatatatatatatatatatattgaaacaaaCCTCTAAAATGTAgacttaatataaaattatatttataaattaattagataattaCCTTAACATAAGCTAGGTACGAATTAAACtctaaaaatgtaattttttttaattaattttctggaAAAGCTATctagaaaatttattaacaaTCTTATTCAGAATTAACATTGAAATTGAGAACATTTGACCCGAGGTGATCAATCGTTTGTTaggtttaaaattaaataaattcgatatatataaatatatatatatacatatatatcatatatcatatataatatatgaattatGTGATTgatatttcacccaaaaaataagAATTATATGACTGATGTAAGGTTGTCAACATTGGTGGGATCCAAAGAAGCCACGCGGGATGAATTTGAAGTTAGTACTATTATAGAATTGATATGTATGCTCTTATTTGCATTTATATGAATTATACAAATCTAGTTATCGCCAAAGCTTCAAATCTTATAAAGGGTTCACCCATAACATTTATCACATCATCAACATATTTTCCTcataaattagataaaagggTAAAAATTCAGAACTCCCATCTACATTTCTGTTGATCATTAAAATGATTTCAGAAGATTTAATCCAAAAGGTAACCCTTCTATACATAAGGACtattctatatattatatatatatatatatatatattgtctaaAATATATGCGTATATgtcaaacacaaattaaaaCGTCATATTTATTGATATAATGTGATAATGAGATACAATCATATCTATATAGAACCACTATGGGGTAGGAAGCAAATTACATGCATACACAATATCAACTCCACCTAATGGGCAacactacatatatatagcCCACAGACACTACTCTCCAAACAGAGATGACTTCACACAAATCACACACTCTCATgaaggactatatatataactgGAAACTACTTATTATAATGAAGGAGCTATTCATGGTTCAGTGATGAGGTGGAGTAAAGGCTGGAATGGTAGGCAATGAGGGCTTAGGCAGCTCAGGCAAGTTTGGAATTTGAGGCAGTTCAGGTTTTGGCAAAGTTGGAATGTGAGGAAGTGGTGGCAATTTAGGCTTGGGCAATGGAGGAACCTCATGAGGCTTTGGCAAAGTTGGGAAAGTGGGAAGAGGAGGAAACTCTGGCTTCGGAAGTTGTGGTATCTCCGGCAATGGCGTCTCCAGCAGACTGCGAGCACCCGCAACCATTAACGTGTTGTAGCTTAGCAAGGAACAAGTCATGAGAAGCATAATGGCCATGGAAAGGTAGTGATGAGAAGCCATGTTAGTTAAAATTAACCAGCAGAAGCAAAGAGATattggaaaggaaaaatatatatatgattttgatatTGATGGATGAAACAGAGAGTTGAAAGTTTTGAAGAAGAGATACTGTGAGTTTGGTTTTGGACCAATGAGGGTCTTTTATAATGGATGAGTGGTACTTGAAGATTTGGAAGTTGGACTCAGCTTCAAACAGGTGAGTTGGTGAGAATATTTTACATGGTTGTTGTTCAACTTCTTACTTACCAAATATAATGATATCATTGACCATATATGCCACTGTTGTggggcttctttttttttttttttttttttccaattagagtattatgtttcaaattttacaattttatatttccagaccttaatttatatatcactgtatttttattttataaaattagaatatttacatgtctttctaatttatttgtatcatattttaatcttataaaatcataatattctaatgtgataattattaatcataCATAAATACATCAAAGAATTTAATTGCATATAATTGTAGTAAATATGCAACATAATTAACAATGGATAGAAATTAATTTGGCAGTCAGTCCAAGTTGAAAAGTTTTTTCACcggatattataaaaaaataaaaaagaacattgAAGCTTAACTACCTTAATCCAATTTTGTTTACtatagattatatataattttgctatgttGAATTTGTACTTACACACAAGATGGGCATagccaatttttttttgaaaaagaatttattatttcaaaataattatatataattagaaattCATAAACATGCAAGCCTACTATAACAAAATGCAAGCCtactataataaaattatatatacacttGTATAATCAgttcattataattttaatttattgtatataGTATCATCATTAATTAGTATGTCCATATGTAACTCattattttggattaattaattagaagtaATTAAGTACTGAACATGATGATCAAGTGCCAAAACTTTAACACATACacaatctgaaaaaaaaaattgaataaataaataccagagAAGATTGGATAATATTTATAGTAGTCAtcgatatttaattttaattagctatatatatatatatatatatatatataagcttatCATATATAGCACTTGTCATGATATGGCTATACCACTTGTGGAAATGTTTTCACAGTGGTAAGTAAGAAGTTGAACAACACCCATCGATCCTTTTCCCACCGACTCCACTAAAATAAGCTTAATTCTTCATCCTTCACAAACTTCATCTATAAAATGCCCTCTTCACCCCCAATAACAAAACCCACACTATCGTCAATCCATACGGCCTGCAACTTTgtaatacatataaatatagtcACATTTTAGCCTCTCAAACAAAACCAAGATTAACATGGCTAATTATCACCATTTTTCCATTCCTATTTTGCTTCTCATGACTCTCTCTATGATAAGCAACAACTCAAAGGTTGTAGGGGCTCGTCATCTCCTCGAGACAGTGACACCAATATTGCCAGAAGTACCAGAGCTTCCGAAGCCAGAGCTGCCTCCTCTTCCCACATTCCCAAGTCTTCCAAAGCCTGATCATGTGCTTCCTCCATTGCCAAAAGTTGAATTGCCACCATTGCCTCATATTCCAACTTTGCCAAAGCCTGAATTGCCTGCTCTTCCAAAGTTTCCTGAGCTGCCTCAGCCCACTTTGCCAACCATTCCAGCCTTCACTCCACCTCATCACTGAACCACTACAAAATATGTAGCACTTGTTGTGTGAAATTCTTAAATTGGCTGGAGTGCTagctttttctttatcttcattttttaattagtgGATGGAGATTttccatatatgtattttgtttacaaaaaatatttgtatgatTCTGGCCATAGATGTACAGGATCTATTATATTGTTATACATGAGAAATTTGTTCCGTTTGTTTGGTTATACAAGTTGCCTAGTGtttcaacttaaaaaaattacataattttttaaccaaaaaaaaaaaattacataacttgttattttaattttattttgttacaaAACTTTCATACCGGtacttttatttaaatattttttttcttatataaggcctatataattatacaaaatataacCGTTTCTTTTAGTGggaaaaaagaaggtaaaattgTCATTTCCTATAACATTAATGGTTGTTTTACGTGTTTTGGTTGGTTTGACTGCTTAATGAAAGTGTTTTTTTGACTCAGTTTTaaccattaataataaaaataaaaatagaaaaggaatgaaagttttttttattttattttttttattttgatgaatgAAAAAGAATGAACTAATTGGTTCTTACACTAATTACTaaaatactaaattatttttagtctcCCAATCGTAGGACAAAACCTCTAGGGAGAAGCAATGCGCATAAATATTAATCACATCAATAGGCATTTCAAATGTTgtatgtaaaatttaaaatattcgatatttttcgaaattttattaatatttttattttttgaagggatcgaaataaaatttagattctaaataaaaatggataaaatttttataatattcactgaaatttctaaaaatttaccaaaatttctatagaaattttcgtaaaatatcaacatcaaatccttaacactttggttaaaaaatctataatttccatagaaatttctgaaatttccactgaaattttaaaaatatccagaaaaatttttaatttttttaaaaaaatcataaatattattgatatttagtaaaatttttatcaaattaactttattaataatttttttttatcctttaattgctttttaaacatttagtgatataagtaaaatagaatgaattgaattgaataacattaataagttctatttattgaatatcgataaagcaaaactacaaaaattgtagattatattttttaacctaacaaattttattgttgggaATATCTATTTTACAAATGTAggtaaatagatgatgaaatatatacatgtgaaataataatgtttatttgaaaaataaaaaaaattcctgacaattcacaattttttttttttttttttttgtggaagtTAGAAGAGATAGTGGTCAAAGGAAATTACCAAGTCGAGAAGTTAGATTAAGTCCATTTACTGGtaaacaatattacacacatgcaacataagatgaagatcatgagaGTAAAGATACAGGTCAAGAATTCGGTACTATTGAAAAATACTATATacgtaaaaaaaaatctataatggagatgtcacaacaatAAGAAGATttgatttctataaattttgaatctatgagggttggaagtcattttcataatccttattcaatggatatttatggaatgtcatctAGTAGCAACCCATGGATACCATCTCAAACTTAACCATAAGAGAATAGTAGTTATACATATACTtaaccaataatgcaagatccatatggtttacatattaataattatatgcaaaattatcaggaaaatatatattttcataactacttctcacatttcacatctcaaaatcaaaatgaggaagaaaccgatgattttTAACCACTCAGAAGTTCTAtatggtattaagatgacatttgtgaactacaatataattgtaataattattttatatattttagttaataaataattttatcatatatgtattttttgacatatttttattaattataattcatctataatcattaatgtttattatacatcaattcactaagaagaatataacatccattcaatattttagcaaattttataatcaatttgataattgatgaattaaataagttaattttaaaattttaataaaaaaatttattttttaaagcaaatttttattattttttatcaatatttgatattttttgatatttctatagaaattttcatattttaaacttttatatttcAATCTATATcgattttttttaacctttatcCTTTATTGTATGTACATTCCAAAGCTTTATTACCAACCAGTTTATTTGCCAGccttttaccccaaaaaaaaaaaaaaatcttattattatCCAGCtcctcaattaattaattattggatAACGAAGGAAATGCGCTATGTGTtttgcaatttttaaaaattttctcaatCAATAATTCTAAAATAGTATCTGGCATGTGCTatgtaatgttaaaaaataaaaaataaaaaataaaaaaataaaaaaagagaaaaggttGATGACATTGCAAAAATTcacctttttgtttctttcagatataaaaaataataataataataaaaattaaaaaaaattaaaaaaaattgatggcgATGAAAAAactgatggtgatgatgatcatgTTGACGGAAGACTTGGTGATGCAAATTCTGATGTGGTTGCCGGCAGAAGATATGAAGCGATTGAGGCTTGTGTGTTAGCCATGGAATTCTATAATCAAGAGCTCGTCCTTTATCTCTAACCACATACTATCCCTGATGAGGTTGCCGCGGCCATTAATATTTGCTTAGTTGCAAAATCAAACTCAACGACAGATTATACATAGCcataaattttatggaattatatgtaattatattGCCCAATTTATATGGTGGAAATGGGATAGTGGCCTGCCATAATTAAGCTGGTATAGCTagactttttactttttt
This genomic interval carries:
- the LOC125424008 gene encoding protein PELPK1 — translated: MASHHYLSMAIMLLMTCSLLSYNTLMVAGARSLLETPLPEIPQLPKPEFPPLPTFPTLPKPHEVPPLPKPKLPPLPHIPTLPKPELPQIPNLPELPKPSLPTIPAFTPPHH
- the LOC125424007 gene encoding protein PELPK2, which encodes MANYHHFSIPILLLMTLSMISNNSKVVGARHLLETVTPILPEVPELPKPELPPLPTFPSLPKPDHVLPPLPKVELPPLPHIPTLPKPELPALPKFPELPQPTLPTIPAFTPPHH
- the LOC107406306 gene encoding pentatricopeptide repeat-containing protein At3g12770-like, producing the protein MPFLSLHLHPSVHKIPFKFMSLYAFSTNNTYSITNAQFNLSATVQGFLSLLQKYSKSLIWVKSIHAQIITNCVAIDQSLGTKLIRTYSDLSSLDDARSVFDQFSQPRTFLCNAMLSGYLRNERHRETLDLFRMMGSCNLEFDSYTFNYALKACMGLSDYEMGMEVIKSIVCKKMDKEKYLASLMINFLVKLRKIGDARRVFDMISERDVVCWNSMIGGYVQSGQFDEVFDMFFRMRDSGITPSPITMVSLIQACGRSGDMEIGKCVHGCVLEFGMGEDTFVLSALVDMYSNMGDIGYAHLVFETMPMRNLVSWNTMISGCIQNGLVHESFSLFRRLVTSGCGFDSGTIVSLIQGCALTADMESGKILHGCVIRRGFELNLIISTAIIDLYSKCGAIEQATFVFDRMKERNVITWTAMLVGLAQNGSAGDAMKLFHRMQAEGVVANSVTLVSLVHSCAYVGSPKEGRSTHAYLIRRGYTFDIVVTTALIDMYAKCGKINSAEMIFSNSSIHKDVILYNSMITGYGIHGHGHQAVDIYRRMKEEGVKPNETSFLSLLTACSHSGLVEEGINLFHSMERDHNIKPTQKHYASIVDLLSRAGRFKEAEAFIEQMPFEPGSSIFEALLNGCQTHKNIDLGIKTADKLLGLESMNPGIYVVLSNIYAQARKWDAVNYVRSIMRIRGLKKIPGYSLIEVGNQVYTFFAGDDSHPNWVEIHQYVENLRLEVEACGYVADTSCVLRDVDEAMKIKLLWGHSERLAIAFGLLSTPAGTSIRITKNLRVCVDCHNVTKYISKIVRRELIVRDANRFHLFVNGKCSCNDYW